One genomic region from Anguilla rostrata isolate EN2019 chromosome 2, ASM1855537v3, whole genome shotgun sequence encodes:
- the LOC135249099 gene encoding transcription factor Sox-8-like, producing MSEKQGKCLSGNPCSPTGTSSSMSQDDSDSDSPSSPAGSDGHGHGCQLHSEMGTKLERAADDRFPSCIRDAVSQVLEGYDWSLVPMPVRGNGSMKSKPHVKRPMNAFMVWAQAARRKLADQYPHLHNAELSKTLGKLWRLLSESEKRPFVDEAERLRVQHKRDHPDYKYQPRRRKNVKNGQSDSDSGAELSHHPSGQMYKAEPGMISLAGMADGHHHPEHAGQPHGPPTPPTTPKTDLHHGGKQDPKHEGRRLLDSGRQNIDFSNVDISELSTDVISNMETFDVHEFDQYLPLGGHAAATASLPTDHSRGQSSANGASYGSAYSHAGANGAAWSHKSAASSSSSSGASETGQQRPHIKTEQLSPTHYTDNSHGGSPSHPDYGSYGAQACVSSSAASFSGSQCDYTDLQSSGFYSPYSGYASGIYQYPYFHSSRRAYATPIINSLSIPPSHSPTASWDQPVYTTLTRP from the exons ATGAGCGAGAAGCAGGGCAAGTGCCTTAGCGGGAACCCCTGCAGTCCAACGGGAACCTCGAGCTCAATGTCGCAGGACGACTCGGATTCCGACTCACCCTCGTCCCCGGCGGGGTCCGACGGCCACGGTCACGGGTGCCAGCTGCACTCCGAGATGGGCACGAAGCTGGAGCGCGCGGCGGACGACCGCTTCCCTTCCTGCATCCGCGACGCCGTGtcgcaggtcctggagggatacGACTGGTCGCTGGTCCCGATGCCAGTGCGGGGAAACGGGTCGATGAAAAGCAAGCCGCACGTGAAGCGACCCATGAACGCCTTCATGGTGTGGGCGCAAGCCGCGCGCAGGAAGCTGGCGGACCAGTACCCGCATCTTCACAACGCCGAGCTCAGCAAGACGCTCGGGAAGCTGTGGCG CTTGCTGTCGGAAAGCGAGAAGAGGCCGTTCGTGGACGAAGCGGAGAGGCTGAGGGTCCAACACAAGAGAGACCACCCCGATTATAAGTACCAGCCCCGGCGGCGGAAGAACGTGAAGAACGGGCAAAGCGACTCGGACTCCGGGGCGGAGTTGAGCCATCATCCTTCGGGGCAAATGTACAAAGCAGAGCCGGGCATGATCAGCCTGGCAGGCATGGCAGACGGACACCACCACCCGGAACACGCAG GGCAACCTCACGgacccccaacccctcccactACCCCGAAAACCGATCTGCACCACGGAGGAAAGCAAGATCCGAAGCACGAGGGCAGGCGACTCCTGGACAGTGGCAGACAGAACATCGACTTCAGCAACGTGGACATCTCCGAGCTCAGCACCGACGTCATCAGCAACATGGAAACCTTCGACGTGCACGAGTTCGACCAGTACTTGCCTCTCGGCGGCCACGCGGCCGCCACTGCTTCCCTGCCCACGGACCACAGTCGCGGACAAAGTTCAGCGAACGGCGCCTCCTACGGCTCTGCGTACAGCCACGCGGGAGCTAACGGCGCGGCCTGGAGTCACAAGAGCGcggcgtcctcctcctcctcatccggCGCGAGCGAGACGGGCCAGCAAAGACCGCACATCAAAACCGAACAGCTGAGTCCCACCCACTACACGGACAACTCCCACGGTGGTTCCCCCTCTCACCCCGACTACGGCTCCTATGGCGCCCAGGCCTGCGTGTCTTCCTCCGCCGCTTCGTTCTCCGGTTCCCAGTGCGACTATACGGACCTCCAGAGCTCCGGTTTCTACAGTCCGTACTCCGGGTACGCCTCTGGGATTTACCAGTACCCGTACTTTCATTCTTCGCGCAGGGCGTACGCGACCCCCATCATAAACAGCCTATCCATCCCTCCTTCCCACAGCCCCACTGCATCCTGGGACCAGCCGGTATACACCACTCTGACAAGGCCTTGA